The genomic DNA CAGACATTGCCCTTAAGCTGAAGAGTAAGAACTTTCCTTAGATCTAgtggtgacatttttaaaaaggcttccTAAATAAGAGTGAGTGTTGTCTATGTCATCAGATcaacatgttattttaaaaacatttcttgaGAAAAGCTTGGAGCATTgctcatttgtttgtttccaacagatgtcagaatttaaagaCTCACGTCACTTTTGTTGGATCAAACATGACTTTAATTAATAGTGTATGGTGGCTGAGAGAGCTCACAGCACAGttactaaaataaaacacaggcaaatagacaaagtaaaaacaaatggaGAAGAGACAATACATAAATCACATTGACAAGTTTGGCAAAATGTAGTGCGCTATGAGTACCCAGATGGTGCACTCACAacggtcaaaaagttgagtgtggaacacTGGAGACTTCTCACCCTCAGCCTCGTCATATTGGCTACGTAGCAGTAGGAGATGGACCACCAACCTAGTGGAGATTCTAAAGCAGGCGGAAAGTTGTCATTTTTGCTGTGGGACTGTTCATATGCCCCTTTActaagttttaatattttttcaggtgaAGTAAGTAAGTTAGCATGTTGATTCCCATTATGCGGACAGTTTATCCAATTAACGCCTGTTTATGAATCTGCTGCGAGAATTTTTGCACGTGAAGAGCTGGGTGAGACCAGCCAGTCATCTCAAGTCCTGCATCATCATCCCAGGGAGAACATGATCCTATCTGTGCAGCTTTTTGGTAATTTAGCACCGACTCTAATGTCTCTGTAACATTTTGGTTTATGATATAATTCCTTTTGCAAGATAAATGTTGGTCTCAGATGAAATCTAACAATTGTAGCTGCCACATTGGTTTGCCTGAATTTAGTGAAGTTTCGTGTTTTTACAGAACAACAAATATTACtgtatttcaataaatgtaaatgtattaaaataaaaagtctatTTTAAAATTAGTCTTATTTTATTATGCACCAAAACAATTTTGATCTTTATATAGCGACAATGAATAACATAATTTACTGCATTCCTCTTTCAATGaggtacatttttttgtgagaaaaaaTTGTTAATGAGTTGAcattattttgtcacagtacaGTAAGGTAGTTGTGTTGAAGCTGAGCAGTTGCTATCAGTAAGTACATTGGTGTTCCAATTGCAGAATGAAAAAAGCCATAAaagcatgtttatttttaataaaattcaACTGACTTGAAATCGAGTGATATTTTGGCAGGCAACAATCATTATCAGATGTTATATAATAACATAGTGCTTCACCCAGTTACAATTTGgcataaaaaatagaaaaagaagcagTCAAAGTGTTGGATTTGAGGTAACACTACTATATCAAAATTCATGCACTATGCAAGTAAGTACataatgtatacagtatatcaatCCGAATTGAAACACAGCATTAGAATTACACTTCCTGGAAATTGGGCAACTCACAAGAGACAGATTTAAACCAGAAATATCGCCTTGTAGTTGTATGTCTACGTTAaccagtcaagttgcagttATCCACACATCACATATTTGTAGTGAAGACTTtgattgaattaaataaagggtactaagtgtattttcattgtgtgtgttaatgtttggccaataaagctgattctgatctGACCACAAAGTTGTAGCCATGACAGTAGACAATACTTCAGATATGGATGTCGctgcttcacacacatattcaacCCAACAGCACAGAAGATCTATACAATCATTACAGTTAAAGGGTGGGCACCCAAGATTATGGTAAacagactgtacttatatagcattTTCCTAGTCTTTCAACCGCTCTGAGCGTTTTTACATTACAAGTCACATCcacccattcacactcacattcatacactgatagcAGGGGTCTGTTCATTAGGGAggaactaacattcacacaaatgtgcaaacaccgttggcgcagccaTCGGAAGCAATTTGGAGTTAagtatcttgctcaaggacacatcaacatgaaGACTGGAGGAGCCTGGAATCGAACCGTcgttctacctcctgagccacaaccACCGCTTTACTGGATTAGTCTCACCAATTCAGTATCTGaccaaatatgaaatatggTCTCTCTATGATCACAATCTGTTCCTGAGTTATGGTGTTGAATAATGgccagaaatgtgtttttgcagaacAATAAGATGACGCAATcaagttgacctttgacctttggggtaaaaaatgtctctcttcatcattttatcctattagACAGTTATATAAAACTTTATCATTATCAGCATATGTATTCTTGAGTTATGGCCACAAAAACATGTGTAATCAGTTCATCTTTGAGTTCAAGTGGACGTTTGTGCCATATGTAATGAATTTCTCTCCAGGCACTCCTGATATATTGCATTCACAGGATTATGGCAGACATGAGGGAACAGTgactttgacctctgacccccaaAATCTTATCAGCTCACGTTTGTGCCGAATTTGAAGAAAATTCCTCAAGGCATGAAATATCATGTTCAAGTGAGAATGACTCATCTAGCTTCATCTAGTGGTATAGGTTCAAGATAAACTAGATGACTATTTCTTGGCTCATAGCAGTTGCCAGGTAACCAACCAATAAATGAGCACATAATCATCTGTTAAACAGCAAATTGTTGATTTTGTAcgaattaaacaaacaagatatgaTGTGTTTCGGAGCTTCAGATTTGCCAGTAGGTGGGTTCTGTTAGCTTTACACACAGCCAGTCTAGCCATTTCAGCCTGTTTCCAAtatttgtgctaagctaacagCCTTGTATTTGCCCGGATGAATATGAAAGTAGTATCAATGTTCTGATCTAATTTTCCGCAAGAAAGTGAGTAAGCGTTGTTCTTTCAGTCAGTGTAATGGTAGTGGAACAATGATCAAAGTAGCATAGTGCTGAAACATGACAGagtacaaaaagaaaacaaaatctaGGAAGACTGCTACTTTTATAACATCGGGGGTTTACTTAGGATAATGCCTGCTTGCACAGCAGTGGCCGTCTCTGTCAGCGTCTCAGCTCCAACAGTGTGATAAGAAGCTTTTATCTAGTATGTTTACACAgccataaacatacagtatctcgCTGATTTTACTTTAAATCAATTTGTCTTGCTTAGCTTACTGTTACCAGTGTTGGAGATTAAAATCTAGACTGCTCTTTGCCTAAAGGGGACAGGCAGCCTATCAGTGCATAGTTTCACTGCGGCTCTCAGACTCCCACTGTGCGATGTGCTTCAGGGCGTGTACAAACAAGAGGCTTAGAGTTACACTAAGCCTTACATCTGTCACTGAAACATCTCCGTCATTCTTAACAATAACAAGCTGCTGTATTAGCACTGCCTCTTTTTAAATCCATGCTGGCTTTACAGCTGTGTGTAATTTCTGGCATCAAAACGCTCATAAAATGCACTGAAGCAGTCAACAAATTGGGATCAGCAAACTTTGATTCTAAAGTTGGTTGCTCATCTGATGTGTcaaaaattatgtttaatttaaattagtGCCATTAACACCACACATGCTCTAACACGTGAGTAAAACAACTGGGAGAGGGAGACATATTAACAAATGTAACAACTTGGTCAAATTCTGCTGAAGAATGTCCAAATTTCGAGGTGTGACATGGTCTGCTAACTCTTGTCAGCAACCATCAAAGAGGTTGAACGCTCCATTTTGTGTCAGTTAACGCACAAATTGCTCCCTAATCCTTCCCAGATTGTGTTTCCAGTGGTCTTCTGTCACAACGCACGTGAGCCCCATTGCTCTTCCTATGGAGAAGACTGACAGGTGGTTCTCAGGTGAAGCGGTGTCAGGTGAGCTCAAACGTTCCGACAATCTCCCTGACATGGAGACGTTAAATCTGAGGTGCTGAAACCTCTCTTCTGCCCTGAAgccgtgtgtgtttgtatctgtgtgtgaaaGTAGTGgctgtgtttctttctgtgatATATTAGCAATTATCTCCTTGAGGCCATTTTAGGACGTGCTACTTCACTTGTCTAGTTATTCATGAGCCCAAAGGCCCGGGTCCTTGATATCAAAGGCTCAATCAACAGGGCTTGGCTCAGTCTGCACTTGCTTATTGACAAGCACTCAGCAAAATCTGTTAAGAGTGTTGCTGGCTATGCAGTTTAGAGTTAGGGATTATGTTTTAGCTTTGTGCGTTAATCTTACATCTTTGTCTcaataagaaaaatgacaacaagCATAACCAAAGGCacaactgtaaataaaaaacaccacaTAACAAAGCAtcagtttttttcctgtctgcaaaaatgtgataaaaaaagtgtaattacaCTTGTaagtcagtttttaaaatattcatggtAATTTAAGGCACACCCATACTGAATAAAGAAATGTTGGTATTATCTTACGGATAAAAAATATGACACTATGGAAGATGAATGTCATATTGCTTTTTGTTATTAGCTAAAGAAGGTTTTGAAAAAAAGCCGTTATTTGACTTATTTGCCCTCTTAACAGCAGTGGACAGGTGATATGGATTTAGGAAATTTAAAAGGACAGACTACTGTGAGATACATTAGCTTTGTGTTGTGTTAGCACAGGTGAGAGGTGTGGGGAGACAGTTAGCcgccaaaagaaaagaaatactcTTCAGAAAACTCAAAAAAAAGGTTGTCTTAGTTGTTTCAGATGATGTCTTACATGCTAGCTAGCCAAGTGTTTAGCTTGATTATCCCTCAGTTTATGGTTCTACTGTTTGAATGAATGTAGCCAGTGGCTGGAgctaagctaacattagctgatAGTCATTGAATTCTTCCCAACCATAGGCTGTCTACTTGATAAactttctgtctctgtggcGTGTGGGTTAGGAGgaatttgagtttttaaaaggCACCTTTGATGAAGATTTGCTGCATAATGAAAGTAATGCAACATCTAACCTAGCTTATTACCACATTATTGCTATTGCTATTTAGTTCTAGTAATCACTTTTTCAATTGATATTATATAGATACATTTATTAGATTTTTCAAGTAATTGCTGTAAATACAGTAGGTGTGTATTGATATGATTTAAACTGGATCTCATGCATTATTATACAGAAACctttatttttaggtttataGAGATGTCAAAGAGAGGATGCATTATGCATAAAATAATATTCTCTTTAATCTGTGctaaatttaagaaaaataaaggaaaatgacGATCCAGGTCTGACTTCTTCATGTATAACTATTCTAACCTACACAGCTTTTCAGTAAGGATGTCGTCAGTGgttattcctgtgtgtgtgtgtgtgtgtgtgtgtgtgtgtgtgtgtgtgtgtgtgtgtgtgtgtgtgtgtgtgtgtgtgtgtgtgtgtgtgtgtgtgagagagagagggagagagagagagaatgagagagagagacaggatgAACAGCCTGTCCGTCAGGTGTTGGTACTCACATTAGTCacgtaaaaaacaaaagattctGGGAAGCGACGATGGCCAACACAAAGACTATCCAGACTCCACTCAGTGTCACCCGatcctttctgtgtgtgtgtatgtgtgtgtgtgcgtagataagtgtgtgtgggtgtctgtgtgtgtctgtgtatggtGGGGGGCTTTCTTTAGGGGGTGAGGGCGCCTCCTTGGCTGCCATACTGGGGTCAAGCTGAGGTCAGGACGTGTGATGGATGGACTTCTGTCTCTAGACCACTGCCCTTCTCCcagtcctctctcctcctctgggCCTCAGACCTGCTAAAGCGTACAGGCTGTGCTCTCCTCTGTTCACATCTCTTTGTGTCACTCCATTTGGCTGAGTAGGATTGCTTCAGACAGACAAAAGGAGCTCAAAGAAAACTGCAGACAACTCTTTGAGGTGAGTTCTGCTGTAAAGCAGTGGACGTGCGGAGCTAGACTCAGCCTCTAACCACCACCTAACCTCTGTTTTTCTTCACTctaaaaaccacaaaacaccttgctgtttctctctgctttACCGCCTTATATCCCAACTATCATTGTCTAACCAGCATTACCGACATACATAGATGCAGCAGGACAAACAACCACATAATGTCATTTCTGCTCTTCTTCCCctctccccttttcttcctccatcatATTGTCAATGCCTTCATTGGGCTCTGTCCCTATATTGGCACATGGAGACGCACATCTGTCGATTTAGGAATTCATTTTGGCTGCCAATCACAACAAGGGAGTGGTCAATGAGCGCAGATGTGCCAATACCTCGACTACTCTGATGAGTgacttctgtctgtctgagtcTCTGTTGttctgtctgctgctgtgtgatcaCTAAAAGTCAGAGAGTCGGTCTGTTTGTCCCActcttgttttaatttttactgtGCTGAAGTGTTTTTGTTAGCATGTCCAGGGCAGACACCAAGGTTGACCATAGTCAAAACTAAAGATCTATTTACGAAAGCACAGTCGGATCAGTGCAGGTGTATGCAAAGTTCTCTGTCACTGCAGAGGCCCCGATGACACGTTGACTACAGTTGTGTTTATATCCCTGCACCTTTCATTTGCATAATGTCCTAGGATATACATGATTTATCCATTACAGTGGTGAAACAAGGCTTATCCACAAAAAGCTTTGGTCAATAAGATTTGTTGTTAGTAATACCAAATGGATATTTACAATGACCTGGGCCTCTGAACTTTCTTCTGTCTGAAAACCTTTCGTCTTTCTTGGTTATTCTTTATAGTCATTCTTGCTGTcttttgtacacacacacccacacacagaatGGAATAGGAATCTGTTTGACACTGCAGGAGTGacatattttgaaatgtgtttcctctgtttctctctctgcgtgtgtgtgtgtgtgtgtgtgtgtgtgtgtgtgtgtgtgtgtgtgtgtgtgtgtgtgtgtgtgtgtgtgtgtgtgtgcgtgtgtgtgtgtgtgtgtgtgtgtggtgagacAAATACCTGTACACTCTGAAGTGTAGGGCGATGAGTCTTGTTGTcaactctgcttcctctctgtctctcaaatCTTTCTGTGTCCACTGATACTgttgaaggagagaaagaaggagacaCATTATCACAAGCTGCTTATTATTTAAGCTGATCTCATTCAAACTAAAGCAACACATAGATGGTGAAATACCTGAGTGAAGGCATTTCCAAAGTCTTTATCATTTATCCCCAGACAGTAAACACCCTGCATGTTAAAACTGTCTCTGTGGCAGCATTGATGCAGGTTTTGAGCAAAAAGAAAGGGGGCAAAAAAAAGTctaatgtaaaatgtttctGACATCCTACAAAATATACAGGTTATGATGAAgatatcattattgttatttaatattgtataacAATAAAAGCCAATAAAGACatggagaataaaaacaatatacaatTGTGGATAAATCAAAATCTCCTTATaagcatttaaatcaaatcacatttgcataaaaatatCAAAGCATGTATAAAGAAATCTGAATTATAAACAAAACTTAGatacaaaaatgtttgtgttttttttgtgtgtttttttttgccaacaCATATCTCTCTATTTACAActtgatatttaaaataaatgcctCTAAATACGGCTTTGAcatggttttcttttttgttaggCTATCgaacttgttgttttttttaaattaaatataatatataaataagctatatttatatgtgagcttaaatcttaaatttatttaaatattttaaatggtcAGTACTTTTAATTATCCTATATGCATCAccagttgatttaaaaaaaataaagttgaactTTTTTGCCcaatagttttattttaggaTACTCGATGAAGAAATTAGTTTAAGGTGTTTGAAATAGAAATAATTGACCTTTGTGTTAACGAAACTGCCTGAAAAATAGCTTCTTTAAAAGCTTATAAGCTCATTTGGCCAATCAATGCTGAAAAGTAATTTCTTCATATGGTGAGTTCCAGTCACCTCCATGGCTCAAATGTGTGGTTGGCACAGCGCGCGTCTATTTCAAACCACATCAAGGACGCGTAAATGAAGTCTCCGTCTAATTTCTGTGTCACCTCCTTAAGTCAAAAGCTTTAGCCAACTATTCCTCCTTCACAAAGACTTAATGGTTTGCGTCAAACATCTGTCATCGTCCGTGTGTTTATCTGAGGGCCCTAATGGGAACCATCAGCCGCGCAGGGCCTGATTCTGGCGGTCGGTCAAGTGAAAACGTCCTGATAGACAATTTTTTACGACGCGGAGGTCATTTTTAGCATTTAGCACCGAGTCTGAAGGTGTTTTGGTCAAACAGGCCGTCGGAGGTGGACTGTGACTTCGTTGTTGAGGTGCTTGTTTGCCCAGTGTGGTCTGTAAACTCTTGTTTAGGCTTGGGTGCTGCTGTGACAACAAACTCCAACTGTGACCGAGGCTTGACCCCGGGCTTTCTTTTGAGGATCAGCTGCGTTTCTAATTCACTCAGTGTGGCTCCGGCACTGCGTGCAGGGGCCTGGAGAGAATTTGGTAGAGCTTACACTCCCCACAAGTCGGGGTTCGGGGACACCCAAGGGTCCTTGAGGATGTTTATCAGGTTCTCCAGAAACATAGAAATACGCTTTATTTTTTAGAAGTATTTATTTTATCCAATAATGCGCAGAAATTAGCCAATAATAGGGTGCAAAATAGTGTAAGAGAAACTATGCAACTCTCCTGGTCATGCTATTATCTACTACCTCTGTTTGATCTAAGTATTTACATTGATTTAACGTCTAAAATCTTGTCAGTTTTAAGGACACATATGGCAACATTAAATTAACTTTGAATCTGTAGTCAAATGAGGTATAAGCCAGAATGTTGCTATTACAGGAAAATTGGTAATTGCAGACAAAATAGAAGGACGCCAGATGTCTGAAGAATTAATATAGAAATATGATCAAAGTCCGGCTGCTGATTCAGATTGTGTTGAGGGTCGTgaacattactttttaaaatgaatgacaaaaatatgGATTTTTCCAAATACGCTAGTCTGAAATCTTGTTATTAGAATAGCCTAATCGTTATTATTAATAGtaatttaaataacaaattTGTCAACAGATATTTTTGTACAATCATCAACACGAAGAATTAAAAAAGTTGGATTAGTTctctgatttttaaatgtgtatatagaATTCAAAAGTAGTTATTTCATTTTCGTACAGCCTTTTTACTCTCTTCCACATATCACTTCTTTGAGCCGAACTTTAGTAGGTCTATTCCACAAAAGCCAAAGTAAATTTTTGTAAAGTGTTTGATTGTTAATACTTCAAATCAGGACTATTTCTAGCAACTAAATACGTTTCGATGGGccttaaaaatattcaaacGAGTATTACCAACCTCCTATTGAAAATGGCATATAATATAACCTTATTGAAAATAATTTCAATTACTGCCAAActtttgttcaaataaaatcatagtaatttatcaaaataaaataattcgGGTTAGACAGATGAACTACATAAAGTTTCTTTAGACGTTTTTCCCCCCcagaaatataaaaagagaATCTTTGACCCCACTCACATCCAGCTTGtcctgacaaacacaaacaggccCCTGAGCAACAACCCATGCTTAACTATTTATACCGAAACAACTCCTCTGTGAACAAAATGAGGGTGTCTGCAGGGACCACAGTAACGTCGTCTCTGTCCTGAACGtaagaaaacaacagaatacaacccaataacaatataaaacagaCGTTTACAAGAgctgaaatgaataaaacagacgACGCCTAAATAACTTACTCTTCTTTTCCAtgtttgttgttgctggtgTGAGCAGCCTGTACTGCAGCCTCAGCAGGTCTCCACAGCTCCAACAGAGCAGCTCCTGCAGGTGGATCCCAGGTAAAGGTGCACTTGCCTCATTAATCATGGTTCTTTCAGCGTTTTTTTGCCCTTTTATGGTAGAGTGGACTCGCATCCTGCACACCAGGAATTAAAACATCAGTAGAATCAGGAAATCCCTTATAACTTGAATATGGGACAAAGGCTAACTTGAAGAAAGCCAGTAAAGCTTTTACATGTACACAGTTGTATGTTACTGTGAGATTGTAACGGACTGTATGTCATGCAGAGCTGCaagttttcattatttattttgtcatcaGGTGGGGATGATGACACCTCCATGTAACTTTGGGTAACTGAGGTGTTGACAGGGCCAGTGGGGCCCCATCCTTGTCGATAGCCTAACCTCGATGTTTTTAATCGAtagaatttattttttgtcccCTCAATAAGCCGAGAGCTCGATAAGGTTCTCATCACAAATGAGGCTGACGTCCGCGCTCTCATCCCCTCCATGGATAAACATGCCTTTATTATGCCAATAACTCGTTACCCCAGGGACGGGAGCGAGCACGGCCGCATACATTGAGAGATTTGTGGTGCGTAAAACGGCACGTGCAGCCTCTCAAACGGTGGGAACATAGACAGGGCTTCCCTTTCCTGTCCACAAATCTTAAAGTAGAGTACTTATGGGTGGATTTAGCTAAAAACtcaattctctctctttcatagaTGATTCCTCTCAGCAATGACACGAAGGAAAAGTTTTTAGAGGTAAACGCACTTTAATACACTTGACCCGTAAACGTCTCTCTggacaaaacattttgtatgtGCTTGATTAAATATCTTACAGACAGCTAAAAGCCACACATGAGCGGCTCCCCAACTGATAAAACTCAGCGCCCCGCCAATAATACATGAAAGCATTACGCATCATGCAAATCGTACACAATGAACATTCAGACAGTCgcgacacacagacacataggcCTGAAACACAGAGGTGACAGTGATTAAGGAGGTACTATAACAATGCACTCTATAACGGTTACTAAACGAGGTCTTCTCGTTGATAGTGTGATGCCTAATTGGCGACATCCAGTGCAATCAGCGTGGCCGTGACGCACAACTTTGGCACATTTGAGGTATTTGTTTGTGGGTGCAGCTTTTGTGACTTGACATTGGCACATTCGGCAGCACTGGTCAGGAGCAGGTGTAAGGAAGGTACTGTATATTTCCTACGCCATCATAGTCGTGGCATTGTCTAGCGTCAgataaaaaaaccaaaacaaacaataaacatatGTTGAACCATGGCCTATACTTGTTTGGACAGCTATGCTATCTTTCTTCCgaacacaatacacaatataaaacaaatctaTAACCCAAAAATCATATATTATCCAAAGTCTCAAATAGTGCATTAACTCATCCTAAATGTCCACACATGTTGGATCCCCATTAACCAGGACTTTGACTTTGATACACTGGATATTATCTTTGGTATATACAGGCCACCTGTGGCCCAAAGAGGTAAAGAGGCAGTTGTTTCTTAATTGGAGGAGTAAGGATCAGCCCCCGTGGAAGACACCATGGAGGATGAAGGTGATGGAGTAGAGGGGGCTGAGATAGACTTTTCTGATGCTGCATCGTCCATTTTCTCTTGAACACTCTCTCCCGGGTCGGAGGATGGAGCTTTGGCCGGCAGCAGCCCTTCCTTCTCCCGCTTCTTCTGCTTCATCCTCCGGTTCTGGAACCAGATTTTCACCTGAGTCTCATTCAGCTGGAGCGCGGCCGCAATCTCTACGCGCCGCGCCCGGGTCAGGTACTTGTTAAAGTGGAACTCCTTCTCCAGCTCCGTCAGCTGCTTGGTGGTGAAGTTGGTCCGGACCGTGTTCGGCTGACCCCCATAACCGTACTCCCCAGACCTTCCTGCAAACAGAGAAACAACTCACGGTGAACTTGCAGAAAGGAGATATCGTAATTACTCCTTGATCACAATACACATGAGTTTTTAGGTGTTTGTGGCTGGAAGCAACTTTTACGCAGCAAACTGCAACTTTTACGCATCTGTCTATTGATGCCAGCTAGTTGGAAACACAATGTCATTCAGGTCAGAAAAGACACCAAAAGTTAGCCTGTATAACGTTAATATGAGTGTGAAATACACTCAGGTCAACGTCAACATCTGTCAACACTGTCCAACAGCACTGTCCATTTAATAAGCCTACATTGTTTacagacattaaaatgtatGCCACACGCATAGGTTCCCCCTCCTTTACCCTCATAAACACATCACTTGGCACCCACCTGTCTTTGGTGGGTTCCTCTTGACTTTCATCCAGTCGAAAGTTTGTGCAGAAGAGGCGCCCTCAGATAGAGGTGAACAGCATGCCTCCAGGTGAGCTGCGTGCAGTGGTGACAGCGGGTTTGAGCACCCAGGAAAGGGGGTTGCTTGCTCATGCCCGCCGCCATAGGCTGCATGGGCATACTGCAGCTGGCCCAGGGGGGCGGCACTGTAACCTTGGCGATGCTGAGGGACCATGGAGGAGGAAATGTTACCCGAGTACATCAGTGGGCCGCATTGAGGGAATCCCGCTGTGGAGTCTACTTCCTGGTTGAGCGCGTAATGGTTGTAACTAGTACAGAAACTTTGGGGTCCATAGCTGGAGCCACAGGCCGGGTGGGCCCCATAGGCGAGACCCAGAGAGCTTGCAGTAGACTGGTATGACCCCGGCTGGTGAGGGATACCGTCAGGGGAAGCCCTGCTCGCCATGAAACGGTCATCCGCCCCGCAGTTGTTGACAGAAACCGCGCAGGACTGAAAAGTTGTAATCCCGTGGTCCGAGTGAAAAGCCCTGACAGAGCATGAGCCACCTTCACCGCTCATCACCGAGTAGTCTAAAAAGCTGCTCATTGTAGCATTGTTCTACCAGGACCGAGGGACCGTCCGTTATACAGACACCCCCtgatctcttcctctctcccctcttacCCTGAGTGACCGTGTCAACCTTTACCTATACTCTGTCCTAATCAGAGCAGGGAGGGGGGCGAACGGGCCGATATCAATGAACGGGTGTTGTCACGTGGGCCCGGGTCAGCCAGTGAGATACTTGTCCTTATCCCCTTAGCCGGTGACAGATTGGTGTTTGAGTGGCTATTTAAATTCCAGGCGCTCGTCGATCAAGGTGACGCGCGTCGCCACTAATGTATTAGCCGAGCAAACAATGAGCTGGGAGGCAGACGGCGGTGGACAGCTCCGGGGTCGCATGAAGACCGGGGAACGGCAAACACGGCATCTTCTAACCCCTGCTGTGTGCTCTCCAGTCCGGGGAAAGATT from Scomber scombrus chromosome 16, fScoSco1.1, whole genome shotgun sequence includes the following:
- the hoxa1a gene encoding homeobox protein Hox-A1a, with the translated sequence MSSFLDYSVMSGEGGSCSVRAFHSDHGITTFQSCAVSVNNCGADDRFMASRASPDGIPHQPGSYQSTASSLGLAYGAHPACGSSYGPQSFCTSYNHYALNQEVDSTAGFPQCGPLMYSGNISSSMVPQHRQGYSAAPLGQLQYAHAAYGGGHEQATPFPGCSNPLSPLHAAHLEACCSPLSEGASSAQTFDWMKVKRNPPKTGRSGEYGYGGQPNTVRTNFTTKQLTELEKEFHFNKYLTRARRVEIAAALQLNETQVKIWFQNRRMKQKKREKEGLLPAKAPSSDPGESVQEKMDDAASEKSISAPSTPSPSSSMVSSTGADPYSSN